CAGAAGGATAGGACACTCATCGGAAGGGCTGAAAGGAGCAATAACAAAGCCACCCCGTCCGTTCAGTTCGCTGACGGACAACAGCACGATGGGTTCGGAATGCTGAACCATTTTCGTGTATTGCTCTGCAAAAGGCAGCCTGTATAAAGCAAAAGAACTCATAGAAAAGCCCTTGTTTCTCCTTTATTTATTATGTGGTTCTATAACATAGTTCGTTACCTGAACGGCGGAAATCAACTCTCCGGCATCGTTCTTCACGTCAATCTGCCAAACGTGCAGCGTGTTTCCCTTATGGACAATGCGGCCGAAAGCCGTAACCGTGCCCCCATAAGGCATTGCCTTCACGTGGTTTCCGCTCACGTTGATGCCCAATGCCATCTTTCCCGGGCACAACGCCATAGAGCCTACGCCGGCAACATTCTCCGCCAGTGCCAAAGTTGCTCCGCCGGAAAGGAATCCAAATATCTGTTTGTTGCGGTCGTCTACCGCCATCTTACCAATCAATGTGTCAGGTTCGGGCGTTGAAATGAATTGCATACCCAATGTTCTGCTCAATCCATCTTCACTTTCCAAACGACTACGCTGTTCTTCTACGTTCATATTGTTGCTTTTAAGTAGACAAGGTTACAAAGTAACGAGCTGAAAGCACCTCAAGGTCTCATCGCCGAGCCTTTTTCTTCAACCCGCAGTCTTTATTTTTGTGATACTTGCAAAGTTAGCAAAAAACAAGCATATTCCCAAGTATTAAACATTGTTTAGTCTTTCATCAGCCTACTTCATTGCTTTTCGTTCGATGCCGTCACGGCGAATTTTCTTGACAAAAGTCCTTTCATAACTTCATTATTTTGAACAAAATATTTTTGTTTTTCAAATACACGAATTATGAATGTGCAATCGCAGCCACCTGTTCATCAACACTTTATCATCCAAAACACTAATATTGTGCAATAAATTCTCGCAAAAAACTTCCCAAAGAGAACAATAAATCAGACATAACAACCCTATTTCCGTTCTTTTTCTTCACAAAATCAGCTTACATTCTTGCGAAAAACGATTTGCATTCTTCGCAAGAACGCATTGCCGTCTTCGCAGATTTGCAATCCAAGAATGCGAAAAACAGCTTCCAATCATAGAAACAAGCCTTGTCATTCTCTGGATTGATGAAAAATTTTGTGCGTTTTTTGGTAATCAAGTTTTACAAAATAATCAAGTTTTGGATTAATCTCAAACTCGAAGAGATAAGGAAACAAAGGAATGAATTAACAAACAGATTCCCAAGTTCAAGATAAAATAGCAAACGAATGAATGAATAAATAGATAAAAAACTCTCCTTTCCCGAATCATATCGGAAAAGGAGAGTTCTCTTTTTTAAAAATAATTAATATAAAACAATCTATTTCACAATAACTTTCTTGCCATTCTTGATATAGATACCACGAATTGGATTTTTGATTCTTCGTCCTTGCAAATCATAATATAGATCATTACCTTTTACATCTTCTGTTACAACATTTTGAATAGCTGTTGGCGTAAGATAGTGGAAAGTGATAGTACCATCTGTATGTTTTTTTATATT
The Prevotella sp. HUN102 genome window above contains:
- a CDS encoding PaaI family thioesterase: MNVEEQRSRLESEDGLSRTLGMQFISTPEPDTLIGKMAVDDRNKQIFGFLSGGATLALAENVAGVGSMALCPGKMALGINVSGNHVKAMPYGGTVTAFGRIVHKGNTLHVWQIDVKNDAGELISAVQVTNYVIEPHNK